AGCACAAACTCTCCGACCAGAAGGGTAACGTGCTCCCCGATGCACTCCTCGTTCCTAGTGGTTCCAAACCGAGGGATATGGCATTCCTCATACACACCGATATTGGAGAAGGTTTCATGCACGCCATTGATGCCAGGAGTTGTCGTAGGGTGTCCAGCGACCATGAATTAGATGATGGGGATATAATCAGTATTATCTGTCGTTAGAATGGCTATAAAAAGTTTGAGAAGTTAATAAAAACGTGACACTGTTATTATACCCCTTAAATCCAGGAAGATTTCTTCTAAGGAGAAGAGTATGCTTTTAGGCAGCTAAATTAATAAACTAAAATGAATTCGATTTTATTTATGACATCGGAAATCGCAACCCCCTGAGCTTACTATTCGTTAGCTCTGCTACTTTTCGGATCTGAGAATATTAGTATTATATTCGTTAATAGACATAATACAATAATTTATGCCACTAAAGTTAAATATAATATGAACTTCAAAGACAATATTGATGAATGTAAATGGCTAATAATAATTAGATAAAAATATACTCATTTCATGGAATTTTACATATTCTGGTTGGATTTCTGTCCAGATTATTTCATTATAGGGGGATGGGCATTGTTAAAAAATATTGGAACAGTTGTGATGTTGGTTGCCGCGGTTTTTCTAGCTGTGGTTCTTGTGATATTACCCCACAACCCAACCATGCATGATAAAAACACCCCTGATCCAATTCAAACACCCCTTAACCCAGAAATCCCCCAAAATAATCTTATTAATATAAATACTGCTAATTCTGCTTTCTTGAATGCGAATGCATACTCTTCAACCATTTTCCACAACCCCAACATGGGAAATGGGCCTGTTGGTACTTACCCCCCAGATATTGAAAAGGTTATCAGTTTATTCAATTCCTACGTTGAAAACCAATTCAAAGATAGTCTCATCCCCGGAGCAGCCGTGGTGGTAGTCTACAAGGACAAAATAGTGTACCTGAAGACTTTAGGGGTGAAAAAGGTAGGTGAATCTGATCCCATTAACTTGGAAACCATCTTCCAAATTGGTTCCTGTTCCAAGGCCTTCACCGCCACGGCAATAGCATCCCTGGTCGATGCCGGAATAATGACTTGGAATGACACTGCCCAACAGTATTTCCCTAATGATAACGAGTTCGTACTGCAGGATCCCGTGGCCGCCCAGGAAGCCAATATGAGGGATCTACTCTCCCACCGAAGTGGCATGCATGATAAAGCCGGTAACGAACACGTTCTGGACTTCAAGTACGATTTCAGTGAAATTCTCTACCGTATGAGATATATAGCTGCGCAGAGTGAGTTTAGAACTAAATATGCCTATAACAACATTATGTTTTCCCTTGCAGGCCAATCCTCTGCCCGGGCAGCATCCACCACTTGGCCCCAGTTAATAAAGGAAAAGATTTACCAGCCCCTTAATATGGATTACAGTGTGGTGACTTATCAGGAGTTTGTTGATAATCCCAACCATTCCGGCACCCATGTCATATATAATGGAGTGGCTTACTACGTTGATCCTCTTAATCTAGATGCCATGGGTCCTGCTGGGAGTTTAAGCTGTTCAGTGGATGATATGGGCAACTGGCTCCAGTTCCAACTTAACAACGGGGTTTTTAATGGGCAACAGGTAGTTTCATCCCAGTCCCTGGCTGAAACTCGCACCCCCCAAATACTGGTTGAATCCAATCCCAACATGGAGACCTGGTATGCCCTGGGGTGGACTGTGGTTTACACCCAGGGCAGGACATTCATAGCCCATGCAGGGTCCACCCGGCTATCTTCAGCTTACACCCTTCTGCTTCCTTCTGAAGAGTTAGGTGTGGTGGTTATGGCCAATGAGGCCACTTTTGGCCAGGATTTCTGTGTGGATATTGCCAGTGAACTGATATCCATATACTCCCAGACCAGGGTGGTTCCCTTTCCAGTTCTCCCGAAGAGATGGGAGGGACTCCTGTGGAAACACTGCCCATCTTATCATCAACCACTGACCCCCTGCCCTATGCAATTGATAACTACGTTGGTACTTATTATTCTGATTATTATGGTAACGTTCGGGTGGAGAAATTTAACGACACCTGTCTAAATTTATACCCTGGAAATAACGTTGATCCTTCTCCCTTAAACCATGAAAGTGGTAATACATTTAAAGATGCATATTACGGGACCAGTGTGGTTTTCAGTAATTTTGATACTGGTATTCCCCAGGAAGTTTATACTGAAAGGTGGGATGTGAATGGTGGTAACGGAACCTTCAACAGAGTATAATCTAAGAATCTAATTCACTAATCCCCATTTAACCAAACATCCTTTTAACAACACCCACTGAAAATTCTAACCAAATATAAAGGTTATTAATTGCATGTTCATCGTGAAAATTAGATTTTATAGGTTTTAACCCCATAATTATTCTTTAAATTCAGATTATTCCTGTTAAAAAATAGAGAAAGCTATTATTACCAATCCCATGATTACCATTACCACCAGACAGAGAGAGGTACGTTTCAAGTGTAAAAAATGACGATTAACGAACTCCCCCCTGAAGACGTTTACCAGGAATTAAACTCTTCTCAAAATGGTTTGAATGATAAAGAGGTTGCTAAGAGATTAGAAATATATGGACCCAACCAGATTGAGGAAGTTAAAAAGAAGCCGATTATTTTAAAGTTTTTAGCTAATCTTTACCAGTTGCTGGCTTTACTCCTATGGGCAGCCAGTATTCTTGCCTTTTTAAGTGGCACACCCCAGCTTGGTTTTGCAATTATCGCCGTTATTATAATTAATGCTGTTTTTAGTTTCTGGCAAGAGTACAAAGCAGAAAAGGCCCTAGAAGCCCTTAAAAGAATATTACCCTTCCAGGCCAAGGTAATTCGTGATGGCCTGGAAAAGGAGATATTATCGGGCCAGCTGGTTCCGGGTGATGTTTTGGTTCTGGAAGAGGGGGATAACATCTCTGCTGATGCCCGTCTGGTGGAATCCAACCAGATGAAGGTGGATAACTCCACCCTAACTGGTGAATCCCGGCCAGTTCGTAAAGTAGCCCATGCCAAAGAATCGGAAGGTAATAATCTTATTGGAACTCCCAACATAGTTTTTGCAGGTACCAGTGCGGTTGCAGGTTCGGGCAAGGCTGTTGTATTTGCAACTGGACAGGATACCGAGTTCAACCACATTGCCAGCTTGACTCAGGAAATCAGCCAGGAGGCCAGCCCCCTGCAGAAAGAATTGTCCAGGGTTACCCGAATTATCGCTTTTATTGCCGTGCTTCTTGGTATAATCCTCTTCGCAGTGAACCATTGGGTGGTTAAACTACCCCTGCAGGTGGCCTTCATTTTTGCCATAGGATTGACTGTGGCCAACGTGCCGGAGGGACTGCTTCCCACGGTTACCCTGGCACTGGCTGCATCTGTGCAGAAAATGGCGCGTAAAAATGCCCTTATTAAACGTTTATCCAGTGTAGAGACTCTGGGATCCACCAATATCATCTGCACTGACAAAACCGGAACCCTGACCAAGAATGAGATGACAGTAAGTAAGGTCTGGTTGCCCTTTGAGATCATTGACATCACCGGGGTTGGATATTCACCTGAAGGAGAGTTCTTGCACAAGGGTAGCCCTATAGATCACCGGGAAATCCGGGAGCTTAAGCTTCTTATGCGTTCGGCCACCTTTTGCAATGATTCCAAACTGGTGGAACCAGATACCGCCGGAGGGAAGTGGAAGATACTGGGGGATCCTACCGAAGCCGCTCTTCTGGTAGCTGCCCGTAAAAGTGGCTTTATCTGGGAAGAACAGCTGGCCAGGAAACCAAGAATATTAGAGTTGCCCTTTGATTCCCAGCGTAAATCCATGAGCAGCATACACCAAGATACTGGTAAACAGGTAGCTTATGTTAAGGGTGCTCCTAAAAAGATCATTAACCTATCCCGTAACATATCGGTGGATGGAAAGGTACGGTCTTTCTCCAGTGAAGAAAAAAAGAGAGTGATAGCCAAACATGATGAACTAGCTGCTTCTGGCCTGCGTATCCTGGCCATGGCCTACCGGGATCTCCCTGAGGATTATGATAACTACAGTGCCCAGGCTGTGGAACGTGACCTTACCTTCCTGGGTATGGTGGCCATGCAGGATCCACCACGTCCAGAGGTGAAACCAGCAGTGGAAGACTGTCACAAAGCAGGTATCCGTATCATCATGATCACCGGTGACTACGGTCTCACCGCCCATGCCATAGCCGAAGAAGTGGGAATTGTAGGGAAAGACCCCTGCCGGATTATTAAGGGAAAGGATCTCAACCAGATGGATGATGAAGAGCTTAAAGAGGTTTTACTTTCCGGTGAAAACGTTTTATTTGCCCGTGCTGTCCCAGAGCATAAGTTGAGGATCGCCAGTATTCTGGAGAGCATGGACGAAATTGTGGCCATGACTGGAGACGGAGTAAATGATGCCCCAGCCCTTCGAAAGGCAGACATAGGTGTAGCCATGGGTATAACCGGTACTGATGTGGCTAAGGAGGCTGCGGATATGATTCTTACCGATGATAACTTCGCCACCATTGTGGAGGCAATTAAGGAAGGCCGTACCATCTACGAAAACATACGGAAATTCATCACCTACATCTTTTCCCATGAAACCGCGGAGATAGTGCCCTTCGTGATGATGGTCCTTTTCAGAATTCCACTCCCCATTACTGTGATGCAGATCCTGGCCATTGACTTGGGAACAGATACTGTGCCTGCCCTGGCTCTGGGGGTGGGTCCAGCTGAGTCAGATGTCATGGACAGGCCACCTCGGCCACGTAAAGAACGCCTCCTGAACTTTGGAGTTATATTCCAGGGTTATATTTTCCTGGGAATAATAGAAGCAACCCTGGTTATGTCTGGATTTTTCTGGGTTTTAATGAGCAGTGGCTGGATATGGGGGCAGCAACTAGCCTTCACTGACCCAGTTTACATGAAAGCCACCAGCATGGTCTTTGCTGGGATTGTGATGGCCCAGATGGGTAATCTTCTGGGATGTCAAACTAACAGAACTTCGGTACTGGAAGTGGGAATCTTCAAAAACAAGTGGATTCCGAGAGGTATTCTATTTTCAGTGATTGTTCTCATTACTATAATCTATTTACCCCCGTTACAGGGACTTTTCGGAACAGCAGCCCTGGGATTAACAGAATGGCTCTACCTGCTTACCTTCGTGCCCATAATGTTCCTGGCAGATGAACTGCGCAAATACCGGGTTAGAAAAAATCTTAAATAATCCGTGAAATTAATCATCATCCTAAAATACTAAACATCCCCTAAATCTGGTTAAACTGTAGAAATAATGGGAAAAACATCTTAAAAATCCATTGTTCCCTGTGAGGATATATGATCAGTGCTCGGTTAAAAAGACTTGACTCCTACATGATAAATCATATTAAATTATAAATGAAAAGCTAAATATCAACTGTTAGTATTCAAATTAAAAAAAAAGGAGAAATAATAATGAAATGGCAAATTGTACTTTTATCATTTGTAATTCTTGTTTTTATGTCATTTTCAACCGTTTGGGCTAATGATGATTATGCTGAGGAATCTGATTCCCAAATAAGTGCATCAAATATGGCAAGTATCGCCCCCTTAGTGAAAAGCAGTGGTAGTAAGAGCAGCAGCTCCAGTTCTTCCAAGAAAATCAAAGTAAAGAGTGGGGATGATGATGACGAAGATGATGCTACTGGAACTGATGATTCCAGTGGAGGGTTCCCCTGGTGGTTAATCATTGTTATCGGAGTAGTCATTCTGGCGTTAATAGCAGTAGCAGTATGGTATCTCTTCCTTAGATAAGGGAATGATTCAAGATAATTCCCTATTCATGAATTTGAATATTAGGATTTGGAGACCCACATGTTTGTACTTCTAAGGGTACTCAGAAAAAGCATACCTCTAGTGGCTAAACAGAGGTTGACCTGGATTTTGATCCTGGTCCTCTGTATAATTGCCTACGGCACTCTTGGTTTTCATTTCATTGAAGGCCAACCATGGACTGTGTCTTTTTACTGGACCTTCGTAACTATAGGGACCGTTGGATACGGTGATTACAGCCCTAAAACCACTTTGGGAATGTTTTTCACCATCAGTCTGATTATTCTGGGCATTGGAACCTTTGCCCTGGCAATAGAATCCCTGGTGAACCTGATCTTCAAAAGACAGCAGATGAAATTTATGGGGCTGATAAATGTGGAACGATCAAAACACGTAGTTATTTGTGGATGGACCGAAAGTACTGTGGAGTGTATTAAGGAAATCGGCAAGGAAAGTGAGGTATTTGTGTTAGATGAGGATGAAGAGGTCCGTAAAAATGCTTTGAAAAATGGGGCTAACTTCGTTCATGGTGATCCCACCCGTATCAAGGACCTGGAAAAGGCCAATGTCAAGGGAGCGCAGGCAGTTATCGTGGACATGGACTCTGACTCTAAAACCATCCACTGCATTTTGAGTGTTCGCAAATTAGACCAGGATGTGAGAGTGGTGGCTGAGGCTCAGCGTTATGAGAATATTGAACAGATAAAACTGGCTGGTGCTAACCAGGTTATCTCCCCCTTCGTAATTTCCGGACGTCTCATGTACAAGAGCATTGATGATGGTTATGAGGCAATGTTCGTCCAGGATGTCCTGGCAGAACACACCAGCCGGGAGATGAGGGAAGTTAAAATCAGCTCTGAAAGCCAATTTAACGGTTTAAGCCTTTTAGAAGCAGATATTCATGAGAGAACCGGAATAGTAGTGGTGGGAGTGGGTCGTGACGGGGACTTAGTCATTGACCCCCCACGCAATTACACCTTGGAAACTGGAGATGTGGTACTGGGTATAGGGAAAGTTGAGGAGTTCGAAAAACTGGAAAACATGAAAGTAACCTGATTTGCTGGTAACAAAACCTAATGTTTAAGATTTCCGGTAAAAAAACTAATCTTAAGGTTGAAGAGTTTACTTGAAGATTTAACCCTTGCAAATGATTTAAACAATTCCAAAATTCTACTAATCAAGATTTTTTTGTTTAAGTTTGTTTAAGTTGTTTGATTTAAAGGTTTAACTATTACATCTACCTTTTTTAATGGTTTTAATTCCAATTCTTTTTTATCATAATTTAAAGTGAAAGAATAGGCGATTATCAGAACATTTTCCTTTTCTGCTTGTTTTAGTGTCCTGGAAAAATCAGGATCCATCTCCCAGTTTGGGGAAAAAACTTTAGCATCCCCTCGTGGAATAATAAACAATACTGCAGAATCAATGCCCTCATTTTTGGCTTTAATCAACTCTTCCAAGTGTTTTTTCCCCCTGAGGGTGGGTGCATCTGGAAACCGGGCATGACCCCCTTCAACCAGGGTGCATCCTTTAACTTCCAGGAGCATGTTTTTCCAGGGAGTAGGCACCTTACTATTATTGTGATTAATT
This DNA window, taken from Methanobacterium subterraneum, encodes the following:
- a CDS encoding serine hydrolase domain-containing protein; the encoded protein is MLKNIGTVVMLVAAVFLAVVLVILPHNPTMHDKNTPDPIQTPLNPEIPQNNLININTANSAFLNANAYSSTIFHNPNMGNGPVGTYPPDIEKVISLFNSYVENQFKDSLIPGAAVVVVYKDKIVYLKTLGVKKVGESDPINLETIFQIGSCSKAFTATAIASLVDAGIMTWNDTAQQYFPNDNEFVLQDPVAAQEANMRDLLSHRSGMHDKAGNEHVLDFKYDFSEILYRMRYIAAQSEFRTKYAYNNIMFSLAGQSSARAASTTWPQLIKEKIYQPLNMDYSVVTYQEFVDNPNHSGTHVIYNGVAYYVDPLNLDAMGPAGSLSCSVDDMGNWLQFQLNNGVFNGQQVVSSQSLAETRTPQILVESNPNMETWYALGWTVVYTQGRTFIAHAGSTRLSSAYTLLLPSEELGVVVMANEATFGQDFCVDIASELISIYSQTRVVPFPVLPKRWEGLLWKHCPSYHQPLTPCPMQLITTLVLIILIIMVTFGWRNLTTPV
- a CDS encoding potassium channel family protein, which produces MFVLLRVLRKSIPLVAKQRLTWILILVLCIIAYGTLGFHFIEGQPWTVSFYWTFVTIGTVGYGDYSPKTTLGMFFTISLIILGIGTFALAIESLVNLIFKRQQMKFMGLINVERSKHVVICGWTESTVECIKEIGKESEVFVLDEDEEVRKNALKNGANFVHGDPTRIKDLEKANVKGAQAVIVDMDSDSKTIHCILSVRKLDQDVRVVAEAQRYENIEQIKLAGANQVISPFVISGRLMYKSIDDGYEAMFVQDVLAEHTSREMREVKISSESQFNGLSLLEADIHERTGIVVVGVGRDGDLVIDPPRNYTLETGDVVLGIGKVEEFEKLENMKVT
- a CDS encoding cation-translocating P-type ATPase — encoded protein: MTINELPPEDVYQELNSSQNGLNDKEVAKRLEIYGPNQIEEVKKKPIILKFLANLYQLLALLLWAASILAFLSGTPQLGFAIIAVIIINAVFSFWQEYKAEKALEALKRILPFQAKVIRDGLEKEILSGQLVPGDVLVLEEGDNISADARLVESNQMKVDNSTLTGESRPVRKVAHAKESEGNNLIGTPNIVFAGTSAVAGSGKAVVFATGQDTEFNHIASLTQEISQEASPLQKELSRVTRIIAFIAVLLGIILFAVNHWVVKLPLQVAFIFAIGLTVANVPEGLLPTVTLALAASVQKMARKNALIKRLSSVETLGSTNIICTDKTGTLTKNEMTVSKVWLPFEIIDITGVGYSPEGEFLHKGSPIDHREIRELKLLMRSATFCNDSKLVEPDTAGGKWKILGDPTEAALLVAARKSGFIWEEQLARKPRILELPFDSQRKSMSSIHQDTGKQVAYVKGAPKKIINLSRNISVDGKVRSFSSEEKKRVIAKHDELAASGLRILAMAYRDLPEDYDNYSAQAVERDLTFLGMVAMQDPPRPEVKPAVEDCHKAGIRIIMITGDYGLTAHAIAEEVGIVGKDPCRIIKGKDLNQMDDEELKEVLLSGENVLFARAVPEHKLRIASILESMDEIVAMTGDGVNDAPALRKADIGVAMGITGTDVAKEAADMILTDDNFATIVEAIKEGRTIYENIRKFITYIFSHETAEIVPFVMMVLFRIPLPITVMQILAIDLGTDTVPALALGVGPAESDVMDRPPRPRKERLLNFGVIFQGYIFLGIIEATLVMSGFFWVLMSSGWIWGQQLAFTDPVYMKATSMVFAGIVMAQMGNLLGCQTNRTSVLEVGIFKNKWIPRGILFSVIVLITIIYLPPLQGLFGTAALGLTEWLYLLTFVPIMFLADELRKYRVRKNLK